DNA sequence from the Streptomyces sp. NBC_01497 genome:
TCGGTGAGGCTCGGGATGAGCTCGCGCACGTACCGGGCCGCGAGGTCCGGCTCGTCGTGGAGCGTGCTCAAGGCGTGGCGGTTGGCCCGTACGACGGCCAGTACCGCAGGATCGTCCGGCGCGACGTAGGTGGGATCCACCGCGACGCCCACCGTCGGGACGCTGAAGTGGTCCCCGACGAAGGCCAGTACCCGCAGGCCGTTCTCCTCGGCCGTGACCTCGGGCGCCAGAGTGCTGCCGACGAACGCGGCGTCCAGCGAGCCGTCCGCGAGGAGGCGCAGGTGGCGGCCGTAGTCCCCGGGCGTCATGACGACCGGCTCGATGTCGTGGTCCGGGTCGAGTCCGTGCTTGCGCAGCACGATGCGGGAGAAGCACCCGGGCGCGGTCCCCGCCCCGTGCAGGGCGACACGGCGGCCCTTGAGCTCCTCGACCGACGTGAAGGAATCGCGGGCCAGCAGCCAGAACATCGGCCGATGGGTGTTGACGGACAGAACCGTCCACGGGATGCCGTCGGTCACCCGCGAGAGCACCGCGCGGCCCAGGCCGATCGTCGCGGTCCGCCGGACCCGTTCGGTCTCCCAGGCGCATCCGTCGCGCAGGGCGACGTGGACCCCCTCCTGCTCGTAGTAGTTCTGCTGGTCGGCGACGTAGGCGACCAGTTCCTCGTGGATTCCAAGACCGACATGGGTCAGGTCGATGGTGTGCACTGCGAGAGCTCCTTGTCCGGACGCGTCAGTCCATGGCCATTCCGCCGTTGACCGGCGCGATCGTGCCCGTGATGAATGCGCTGTCGTCACCCGCGTAGAAGGCGACGGCCCGGGCCACGTCGTCGGGTGAGGCCATGCGGCCCAGCACGGTCTGCGCCGCCTGGCGCTGCTTGTGTTCCTGGCCGAAGACGTCGGCGAGGCTGGTCTCGTCCACCGGTCCCGGGGAGACCACGTTGGCGGTGATCCCGCGAGGCCCCATCTCCTGGGCGACGTAGCGGGCGAACTGGTTCAGGGCCGCTTTGGAGGTGCCGAGCGCGATCATGCGCTCACGCGGCTGCCGGCTCAGTCCGGTCCCCAGGTAGACGATCCGTCCGTAGCCGCGCGCGGTCATGCCGGGGATGACGGCCTTCGTCACGAGGAAGGCGGATCGCATCTCCTCTTCGAGCTTGCCGCCGAGCTCCTCCCACGACATCTCGTCGAACGACTTGATGGCGTACGGGATCAGGGCGTTGTGGACCAGCACCTCCACCTCTCCCATGGTGGTCCTGACCTGCTCGACCATGGCGGACACGGCGGACTCGTCGCGCACGTCGGCCTGGACGGCGATCGCGTGGCCGCCGGCGGACTTGATGGACGCGACCACGGCGTCCGCCTCGTCGCTGCTGCTGCGGTAGTTGACGACGACGCGCATGCCCCGGGACGCCAGCAGCCGGGCGACAGCCGCG
Encoded proteins:
- a CDS encoding SDR family NAD(P)-dependent oxidoreductase; the protein is MTDGQQSGRLAIITGASRGIGAAVARLLASRGMRVVVNYRSSSDEADAVVASIKSAGGHAIAVQADVRDESAVSAMVEQVRTTMGEVEVLVHNALIPYAIKSFDEMSWEELGGKLEEEMRSAFLVTKAVIPGMTARGYGRIVYLGTGLSRQPRERMIALGTSKAALNQFARYVAQEMGPRGITANVVSPGPVDETSLADVFGQEHKQRQAAQTVLGRMASPDDVARAVAFYAGDDSAFITGTIAPVNGGMAMD
- a CDS encoding ABC transporter substrate-binding protein yields the protein MHTIDLTHVGLGIHEELVAYVADQQNYYEQEGVHVALRDGCAWETERVRRTATIGLGRAVLSRVTDGIPWTVLSVNTHRPMFWLLARDSFTSVEELKGRRVALHGAGTAPGCFSRIVLRKHGLDPDHDIEPVVMTPGDYGRHLRLLADGSLDAAFVGSTLAPEVTAEENGLRVLAFVGDHFSVPTVGVAVDPTYVAPDDPAVLAVVRANRHALSTLHDEPDLAARYVRELIPSLTEAEARRHYERYVAPYFTTDGRHDPSVAAAAVRAVAAELGVSTVPDAADIYRTEPAEGPPA